The following nucleotide sequence is from Ornithodoros turicata isolate Travis chromosome 2, ASM3712646v1, whole genome shotgun sequence.
TGGCAGCCAGGAGAACAGCAGTGTCAGGCCTGCTCCAGTAGCTACAGCAGTTACTGGCAGCTCTCATGCTGTGCCTTCAGCTGTTACTGTCAGCCAGACAAGCACTGGTATGGTACCTGCTCCTGTAGCTTCAATGGTCTCCAGCAGCCAGAGAAGCACTAGGATTGGTATCAGTCCTACTCTAGCAGGTACAGGCAACCAAAGAAGTGGTGTCACCTGCCCCACTCCACTAGATGTTGATTGGCTCATGGAGGAGCCTATAGCAGGTAATGAGCTGAAGCACGTTGAACATTGTAATAATCCAAGCCTTGTTGTTGATTCTCAGTTGGGGCCAACGTTCTTCGATAACATCAGCTGAGAAACTTTATATCTGAGACGGGTCCTTGCCAATGGCCACCGCAGTGTGTTGCATCGTTGGTTTAGGATAGAAATAATTAGGCTTTCACATCGTGTAAATGTGTAATAATCACTTATGTGGAATGTTTGATTAAAAACACAAGCACCCACTGCTTCCAATTTCGTCATACTGTCGTCACCCCAGTGTTGATTCGTTTGTagtattagtgagttttagtataccgttgataaggttatcatgcctctcggaaccaatcgcagtcctacgtgactcagaatcttatccactggttGGGTCCGGTTGacacggttcgacgcaagccacattatcaacggtctgctaaaactctctattttgTGCCGAAATGACTGATGATGTTACTGACGCGCAAGTACTAATTTTGTGGCTCCTAGAAGTCCGAATTATCAGTTGGCAACTGTACGTTTCTGTTTGGACTGTTTTATAATTCAGTTTTATTCGGTGCAGACCACGAAGTCCTTTTGCGGACTCCACCATCATTGGCTCGTGAAGTGCAACCCTCGGAACACTTCGTACACGAAGGTAGGTTGTTTTTTGTGTTCATGTTCTTGCCACATCACATAATTTGCAGTCTCCTGTTTGATACTCTATACGGAGTGTTTTGCAATGAGGGCAACTGAAAAGATATGGTGCACAATCAGTTTTAACCTTGTGTGCTTTTCTCAATAAATTTtcttttatattatttttattaacacTTTGAGGATATCAGTGAGGGTAGAACAGGGCGGACCATATAAGAACTGATATGGCTGGGCAATATTTCGACTAGAGTTGGGATCCCGGAAAGAATAGTATGTCATTGCCTTGAAGTGCTGTGGAAAACTACCCCCGACTCGGCGGTAGCTCCCACTCTCGGGCCGTAACCCGTCCGCTCAGACGAAGCAGGAAGCAAGGTGGCCAATGAAGGATTCAGCAAAACATACCAGAGTTTATTCCCAAGCAACCTCCGGCCGCAACAAATGATAAACCAAAAAGGCCCTGTCACATGAGCCGTCCCCGCATAAATAGTCACAAAATTGGCTACCGCACCCTTAGGTGGTGCCGACAACCCCACAAACGTGTCCCTCAGGACACCCGATAAGAAAGATGATAAGGGCGAAGCCCACACTGCCTAGCTTAACAGCAGTTTTATGGCTCATACTAATTGCATCCCTGTACACGCAAACCTGAGTTTGGGGCAAAACTAGGGCTAAGCCCTAAAAATTCAGGGTCTatatatacacagggtgtcgTGGTCACACCGAACTTGTTTAGACATGTGGCACATTTGTGACCCTCTGCAACTACATTGTGGGTGACAATATGTTTGCAAACAGGCTGTTTTTGCCTTATGCTATGTTTGATCATATTCCGTCCTAGTCAGGAGGGCCTTCCCAGGAGGAGGGGTAGACCCTGCTCTAGCCCTAGATCCTGACACTTCCCtgaaacagatttttgttccTTCGATTTGATCATACATACTTTGATTACAATATTTTTGTGGCTTCTTATGTTTTTTTCACAGCTCACTGCACAGTGGAAAACAGAGCCATGGTGCTAGATGTGCCACGTGAAGGTCAGTATTCTGTCTCTTTTATGCCACTAGTACGTGATGTAAATTGTGGACTGTGAGGGCGCATCTGCTAACCAGGTGTTATTGCACTACAGACAGCACCGCTCCTGGAGACACGCACGGGGGTGAAGTTGAGATGGTAAGCCGTTGTTCACGTTCTTTCTTACACACAAATTATGGGAAATCCATTGATGTATGGACATTAAAAgtcatccttccttcatttcAGCAGCTTCTTGGTGGTAAGCTCTGTGGTGTTTGTGATTTTTACCGTGAATGCTTTGCACCAAATTATGATAGCAACCTCGTTAATCCATACCCGCTTATATGGTAGCCACAGCCATTGCGAAGCAACGGTGATTTCCCAATGTTGCTGACATTGAAGCGCGTACATTTAGTGCAATTCAAACTACGCCTCCTGCCAGTAGTCACTTTCTATTCGAAGAAGGCGAAAACCACTTGGTAACACAAAAAATTTTGACACACTGAACTCTTCGTTCAACCATTTGTTGAGCTTGAATGGCAAATGCATGACTGCTTGCACTGCACGGACAGTGACCAGTGCAGCACGAACGTTACACACAACGAACTTTAGTTCCACCTGCATTCTACCCAGCTTCTCTCCAAGTTCCGTCTAATGATTAacttttccacccgaatttgcatgaactCTTGACATAGAACTATTGGCCCAGTTTTTACTcctgaatttgaaaaagaataaaacccaaaaacttcaggtCTAAACATTATGTATGAGGGCTACTGATACAGAAAGCCAGAAGCTTACATTTCAGCAAAAGTCCTGATAATTCAAATAAAAGTTTGTGGTCCCCTCAGGTTCGAATTAACAAGGCTGTACTGCAGTTTGGAAGATGTGGGCTTCAAATTTTAGATCTAAGCGTGTACAATcttgcctcgttaatatggaccctGTGAATGCAGACGACTCGATATTATggacagcatttcccggcatttGCGGTTTCTGACTCGATATTATGGACGATTCACTTTATGGACAATTTATGGGAAGCACGAAGGTGTACACATTAACGAGGGATGACTGTATTTGTAGCAGAACAGCCTTTCGtgcttaaaggagctctgacTAGTGATTGTGGAGCCGTTTTTGCGATTGCAATCGATAGAAGACATAAAAAGGAGTTTCCCCACCAATTTGCATGCTTCCAAGAGTAGTACTTTTCTGAAACTCAACTTCAAAAATCCCGGTTCATTCTCGTACAGCATGCCAAGGGTCAAACTGGAGGAGtgggttctggtcagagaccctttaatgcTAGCCTGCAGCCAGCCATCAGAACCTTTTCAgcataattttcttctcatgaggTGTTCGACCTTGAGACGCGTCAGATTGGAATGCTGCCGCAGCCTATCGTGATGTCATGTACTGGAGGTCCACACCATGGTGTCACAGTGAGCCATTGCGGTTATTGTCGTGACGCAAACGAGTGTCTGATCATTACTCACGCAATAGAGGCATACATTAAACAAGCAGTGCTAACTGACATTAATTGATGCAAATGAATTTTGTATTTTGCAGACAGACATAGGAGGAGGAGTCACTGTTCGCAGTGCACAGTGGAAGCGGATATCAGCCCAAGAAAAGGACTCCCTGTTCCTGAAGGAGGCCCTTGTTCTGATTTGGGGAACAGAGACCCTTAGAAACAGAACTGTGACGGGCCGGCCATGCAACAAATTGAAGTCTCAAGGTGTGGGACCAGTCGACCCTGGGCTAACACCGAAGAAACTGGACGCTTTGAAAGGTATATGTTACACAAACTTATCCCACTGATTCCTCAAATACTATTCCTGTTCGTAGAGGCATATCGGAAGCGTCTGACAGCAAGAGGGGAGAAGGAAGAGGAGATcacaaaaaaaatgaagaaagtgCGCGAGACGCTAAACGATAAAATAAAAAGCTTGAAAAAGTGGCCAGGTGGTTAAATTTATAAGACCTTATATATACGCAGACACAAAAGATCATCCCGTATTAGGTACACACATTGGTAACATGTGGTATTACATTATGCAGCTTAATTACGCCTGTACCTGCCCTGGAACCAAGATTACACGCTTAATTAAGCTGCATAATGTAATGTACCACACGGCCCCAAATACCCCAGGAGTCTGGGGTAACCCCAGACTTCTGGGGTTACCCCAGACTCCTGGGGTTACCCCAGACTCCTGGGGTTACCCCAGACTCCTGGGGTTACCCCAGACTCCTGGGGTTACCCCAGACTCCTGGGGTTACCCCAGGATCATAATACCCCAGGACCCCAGACTCTTTTTTTGATAGGGTTGTAACTATTGTATGCTGTGCCTAAGCTGTATTCTGTGTTCTTCCACCTACTATCTGTTGCAACAATGGAAACATCTCAAAGTTTTGAAGTTACGCATGCGAGGCGACGTCGCAAGAAGgtattttcatatttcacaacAACAGCAGTCATCAAGCCACTGCTAGCATTTGCGATCTGGCTTGTTGCCATAGGCCTAAGCTTTTGTAAAGGCAGACTTTTCAAAACCAGTAACTAGTCCAGTACCAAACAGAAGACAAATATAGAATCTTGCCTCGTGTTCCATCCTATCTTATAGTGAATGATGGGGCAGGATAATAATGTCACATATCATACTTTGGATGACTGAGAGCTCTACTTCATGACTGTACTCCCAACGATTCTGTTGTCCtgtggtctgcctgcagaaagTGTATGGAAAAAATTAACTATTGCGAGTAGTTATCGAGTGCAAATGACTCCTAGGGCAAAAATAGCACTCCGGAAGCACGACTTCGGGAAGGGAAACCGCGTGCGCCTAAGATTTGCTTTCTCCtctatgcagggtgtttcacctaacctaaaaaaaaatcatattaaaaacatacttgtctgaacattatggggtcaacgctatttatctcggtggagattttgccatgacttctgagcacttttatgaaatttaattcgcgggaaattgaattttctcaattgaactccgaaatttgccaagtcaacctcacgttatTTTTGACGGGAACAGAAACTGCATGCCAGAGGTATCCCACTCTATTACGAAATACAGTCACTACTACAATGGTAATAGCCGGGGAAAAAATGCGAAAATCATCCTTTTGAGGAGCGCAAATTGCCGGCCCTGCTCCGATCTCCGAAAGAAGCGATGTGAGGAGTCTATGTATTTGCCCTGTCACTTTCCCTTATCCAGGCCTCTGCTGATAACGTCAGCATGGTTGCAatgcaaagttatctgaaagagGAGCGAAAGGAAACAGGAAGGTGTGGGTGACAATTTTTCTCCCGCCGCATCTTGCTTTTAATTTGCCGGAGAACTGAGCTGCGGCGACAAACAACGTGCGCCTCGAAACAACGTTTTTCGcgttccctctttttttttttttttttttaagctgtTACCAGAGCTGTAAGGAATGTATTTTACAATGCAATGGGGTAAAACCGACGTGCGCTTTCTGTTCTCTCAAATAAACGCGATGTTCACTTTGCGCATTTCGGAAATCAATtaggaaaattcaatttctcctaattaaatttgatgaaagtgctcagaagtcatggcaaaatctcccccgaTATAAGTAGCGTTGACTCGatagtgttcagacaagtagatatTTAATACGGTTTTATTTTTTCGCGTTAGATGAAAGATCCTTATATCATATGACACGCTCTCGTAAGATTGTCATTCAATGGCACCGTGAAATTACTGTGGGAATACAGTTTCGGTGTTCTTGACCTGACTCATCCGATTAGAACTTTGAGCAGGAGAAGGTTCACCATTGCCTGGTGAGGTATATTCTAATCTGTCCATCCTGTGTGAGATGAGAATTGTCGTGTGGGGTACAAACCGCCTTCCTGATTGGCTGCTTCAAGACTcgttttcttcacattcatgtCCATCTCCTTTCCGCCCAACAGGAAGTCCGTTGTACACGAACGCCGATCTCAGAGTTAAGCAGAGCTCGTCAGAGGAGTTACATGGACATACTTCCGCGATTGGTGCTTAGAGCTGCGAAGTTTTTTCTAACATCACGTGGCACAGCAATGATAAAGCAACAGCGCAGTCGAAGAACGTCTGGTTATATCAGAAGTTAAAAATAAAgtatcccatcgtcattcatgtagcaGTAGTTGTGTTGttaaaaataaagcaataagagatgtcccaagcagcacaatgtactgaaagtcgagtgcaataggggtggacggtatgtgtcttatcaatgttctttagtttcatcagtctgttcaaggccttccacctacccgtccacccctattgcactcgactttcagtacattttgctgcttggggtactCCATGCTTGTATCCGAATGTGAATCGCACGCTAGTATATGTACAACAAGGAAGAGTGAGCGAAGCAGAAAGGGAAAAAATCTTTgggcattgtgccaaacgcTTTTAAACGCGGTAGCTTTAagggggttgggacactttcacaGATGCGACTATtgcatcatggacgcattgtactgcacgccagaatactgacgaaaaaagaattattcttctacgtgtcgtacttagccaGATAGAAGCCCTCggacacactcccgagcaaaacGCAGACGTCACACAGCTCACAGTTGCGTCCATcaccattggcagccgtaagcacgtgacttctcgtgcgctgcctcactggcgacGGTGAGtactgtgatgtcagagccgcacaAGTTTCGGTATTctcggtgcccattttctccgcttctatgaccctcttcgctgtgaaactttcaacgCAGGTTTACATCGGTGCAAGGAATCGTactttacgtttatctgggataacgtgggatgacctgtcgcagtCCTTTTAAGGACGAGACACATGTACGACGAAATGCACGACACGTCGTGCAGTTTCGCGTCGTTTTGCAGCGGCACAGTTTCGCGTCACGACTTTTCGTATGCTACATTCGAAGACACGTGGACGGCGACATCCCTACGACATGTTACACTGGACCGCCGTGTTGCTAGAACAGCGCGGCCAAAGATACATTCGCTTACACTTTATTTAACTTAATGAAATTTGCTCACCTAATACAACACAGTAAACGAGAACAATTCGTTCCTTGTTTCATTTGTCTTTCAACGTGCAACACGACGAAATAAGTCAATCGTTGCATTCAGAACGCACGCTGTCTCGGGCCCACCACACCTACCAGACAGGCAGCATCATTGGCTGCTTGgttcgtgacgtcatcacatccgcACGACAAACCGCTGACGGGAGCAGCAATATCCAAGCAGCTTTGTCTAGCTGCGGCGTGTCGCAGGCAGCTGGCTGCGACCACCTATTTCGCCAGAATCTGTCCCCAGATGCTTTGCGTAGCGACGCGTCGGACGACGCGTCGCGCATTTTGTTGTACATGTGTCTCTCCCTTTGCCCTGCCGTCGTTGGCGATAATTTTTTGGCGAAACTGTTTTTGAAATGTTTTTGAATTGTTATTGAGAGCTTTTTAATGTTTGGTTTTCAATGTAAAAAAtaatagttttcttttttttgcattgttGCGGTAGTAGCTACACAATTTCAGCGTACTGCAAAGACAGCCTGGCGATCACGTGACCCTATACAGCCACTGTCGGACATACACGATGGTGTATACTCGATGGTGGCCCTATAAAGCTATCGCTTTAAACTTGAGGAGTAAATCCACACTGGTGCGGCTAGCTGCTCCAGAACGCTTGGCTTTAAACCGTGTCATCTACATATGGGTATGCCACGACACCCCCGCGTTCAAAATCCCAGGTCTCAAAATCTACAATACGAAAATCTCAAATTGCAAGATCAAAGCTTATATCCGCAAGGTCTGACAATGGCCGTCTTTCGATGTAGGATATGACGGAGCAAAGTGTTAGATTCACATGTTTTCGATGTTCGTCGAAGTCGTTTTAGTGATTTAAATGCATATTTTAGCGACTGTTGGGCTCAGCGGGGCGGACGCGCTGGAGCAACACAAAACGAAGAGACGTTGGTTTATCTCCACACTTTTCTTCTCtaattctaatctaatctaatcttgGTTAGTTTATGATCACGAGAGACCTACATAGTGCTGTAGTGAGACCAAGGTTAGTTCAAGTTTGTTGACTACAGGTTCCCGCGTGTGTTCCAGGCGGTGACAGCATTAGACTGTGTGATTTTGAACGTCTGGGATTTTGATCATGTGGGTTCTAAACCGTGGGATATCGGAATACCCCCTATACATATCCTTCAAAGTCCTATTCCTTTCTGAGTTAGTACGTAATAATTTTACCAGCACGTGCACCTATTACATGGCGTTCACATGAACGAACATGCTCGAAAGATCATCCTAAGGATTATACAGTCATACAGCATGATATGCACACAACTTCGCCGGAAGACGACAACATACGACTGGTAGTAAATGACACGCTCATTTACATTGACTCATTTCATCCAACTATACTTTTGGTCTTCAATTTATTTGCTGTAGTATGTGCACGTGTCTCGCCGCTATAATGCATTCGCCTCTTGTTTACCGCGATGCAGTAAAACGGGTGGTCCCACTAGCTCTAGGACAATGATGTGTTACCATTCCACATGTAGTAATATGATGGTGTACCTGCCTGTTATTGACGAGTCTGTCACGATGCAGGTGGTGTTGCCGACGAAGACAATCAGCCATGAAGAAATACTGGAGACGCTGCTTTATCAGGCGGACACAGGCATGTTCTGTGTGCAGCAGTCCTACCTGGAGGCAGTTGATGTGAAGAACAACCGGTACTTGCTTAGCCACAAACTGATGACCAGGTACAGGAGGTAGGACGAGCAAGCTACCACAGGTTCTAAGGCTATGCAACAACGCGTCGGTCCAGCTTACGAGACGCTCCCTCGGTTTCCCTTCTAGATAGTCGACATTTTCTTGTGGTATCCACTTCGTTGTCCCGTTAAGTTGCTGCAGTGTTGTTATAGAGAGTCTGTGAATCACTAACAACCCTATGTGCTGCATAGTGCGACGTGTAAGAGTACACTGACTGTATTTCATTCTTTTGTAAGGCAGAGGTATTCCGCACGACGATGTGAAGTCAAACATAATGGAACGCCACATTTGAGAACTACAGGGTGGCTCACAGTTATGGGGGAAGAGGTTGTTCCGCACAGATGTGATCAATTCCGAAAACGAGAAGATGGATACGACATTCATATTTGTGTGCTGGACATGGTATCAGTTTTGTGTTCAACAGTTCTGAAAATAAGCCAGGACAGCTGACACACAAAAGACGCCAATGAAATCTCTTAGCGTTCGGTTGAGCCTTAATTTGGAACCCTTCACTGGGAGACATTGGCGTTTCCTGTCAGGCTTCATCATCGCTGTGTTCAATGTCCTGCTGATTAGCATTTCAGCATTCCGAATGCGGTCACGTTTTGTCACTCTAGAAGGAAGTAAACTGAGGGATAAAGCAGCTTGAAACTCTTGGGGCGTCAGAGCTTCGGTCTGTCATTAAGCCTTCTGCATGCAGCAGCAGTGACGGTGCGCAATGCGCATGCAGTATTTATCACACTGCCGTTGGGGAGCCCGTACACATTCAGTATGTCGGATGTCCTCTTCCATGGGACATCGTAGGTCCTACAGATAGGTTCAAGACAACTCCGACAGCGCTGAGCTGGTTAGCATTCTCGATCAGATAAGCAACCGAGACAACACTCATTAGCACAGCTGTACTTTAACAACTACTTTATGGCAAGGAATCTGAAACATTTCACTTCACATTGGTGGCAGGGACGGTTCATAGTAATTAAAACCGTGATTGAACTCACTCCGGTCGGAATTGTGTTGAGGCAGTTTTCTTGCCTTCCTGGTGAAGTTGCTTTGTACTTCGGTGTTCCAGTCTCGTTTCGTCCACTTAAGTGCTTTGAATTTCTTTGGATAAACCAGTTGCTAGCAAACGCAGATTCCATGTTGGTCTATAGGTGTAGGCCTAGGTTGCCTTTGCGTGCCAAACCTGGATGTCCCGTCCCTACAGGTCGTTGCTGAACCGGTGTTCTAAAGGCCTTcagcggcgttttttttttcgtgattcAGAGCCTAATGACAGAAATATTATCAACTAGAATCAACCCATCATTTCCAAATTGCATGTCAATTAATCACAAGGTTAGTAGGTACTTTGGTGTAACACCATGGTGCTCCGTCACTGCTGCCTGTCTGCTGTTGAGGCTCTCTCTTCATGCACATTTGACTTTGGAACGTTACTCTCACCTCTAGAGCGGCCTCACTGGCAACATGCAAGAAAGGGGATCTTTTCCGATGTACAAATAAGATTTTTGCATTATTTTTATGAACCATCAGATGTTTTCTGTGAAAACTCAATGTGAAGAactgaaacacacaaaaaaaatcatggtGTTGTGACAGCATGCCACATTTCTGTCTGTGTGTACATAGGACGTCGAGAAAAACAAGGAGGTGGATTTTCAGgggttttttttgttgttgcgaTGTACTGTACTCAATAGCTCTCACTATCACGGTTGCATAACCTGCCAGCAATGCCTTCGTAAGGAAAGTAGTGATGACGTACGTGCTTGCAGTTTACATGCTCTCCACAAAAAGGCTTAAATGTGAGACCgcagtttcggtttctattCGGGTTTTCGGGAATTCAGATACGGCCACCCGAATTGAATGTATTACAGCGCCATCGAAGCAACTTCCTATTGCAACGTTCGGCAGTACTCCAGAGAGTCGATACATATACTTCTACGTCCCAGAGCTCAACCGGAGCCTGATGGTCAAAAGGGAAGCCGAAACCGCATCGAATCCGCAAAAAAATTAGGTTCAACTGTCCATGCTAAACCATGCAACAACAACCACTTTACTTCATGATGATGactgaggtgtttcaccgccaggggcgatactcaaaCCATGCAGGCTAGGGTGCCTGaagtagctccctctgtgtgcACAAAGGGAGCTAGCAT
It contains:
- the LOC135383586 gene encoding uncharacterized protein LOC135383586 isoform X1, coding for MFAYVRYLFDDVRVVVPVTDIKNFPGDVDITDLNGNAEFSVFKVYWAGDRKTRGGYYDAQVIYLADDEADAKCGGERKRLGKAPRIEAISQPSKSKKDNTVKKKKSKRSKKDMETALLRELSSDSEDDCVILSSEKKELEVRLARCQKELRRAREENLHLQKALVAKVLEADTIIERYHCKCCSRGIEQHVSSVSTDDIGAMTVHKAAAVIGSERRGVVSTAAAASTVSGSQENSSVRPAPVATAVTGSSHAVPSAVTVSQTSTGMVPAPVASMVSSSQRSTRIGISPTLAGTGNQRSGVTCPTPLDVDWLMEEPIADHEVLLRTPPSLAREVQPSEHFVHEAHCTVENRAMVLDVPREDSTAPGDTHGGEVEMTDIGGGVTVRSAQWKRISAQEKDSLFLKEALVLIWGTETLRNRTVTGRPCNKLKSQGVGPVDPGLTPKKLDALKEAYRKRLTARGEKEEEITKKMKKVRETLNDKIKSLKKWPGG
- the LOC135383586 gene encoding uncharacterized protein LOC135383586 isoform X2, with translation MFAYVRYLFDDVRVVVPVTDIKNFPGDVDITDLNGNAEFSVFKVYWAGDRKTRGGYYDAQVIYLADDEADAKCGGERKRLGKAPRIEAISQPSKSKKDNTVKKKKSKRSKKDMETALLRELSSDSEDDCVILSSEKKELEVRLARCQKELRRAREENLHLQKALVAKVLEADTIIERYHCKCCSRGIEQHVSSVSTDDIGAMTVHKAAAVIGSERRGVVSTAAAASTVSGSQENSSVRPAPVATAVTGSSHAVPSAVTVSQTSTAGTGNQRSGVTCPTPLDVDWLMEEPIADHEVLLRTPPSLAREVQPSEHFVHEAHCTVENRAMVLDVPREDSTAPGDTHGGEVEMTDIGGGVTVRSAQWKRISAQEKDSLFLKEALVLIWGTETLRNRTVTGRPCNKLKSQGVGPVDPGLTPKKLDALKEAYRKRLTARGEKEEEITKKMKKVRETLNDKIKSLKKWPGG